One Ammospiza nelsoni isolate bAmmNel1 unplaced genomic scaffold, bAmmNel1.pri scaffold_40, whole genome shotgun sequence genomic window, cccttgctgccctcccgcctcccatggaaagcacaaaaggcaaaggtcccaggctgggataagaacaatttattgggaacaacaatgagataaggaacaaacagaaacagaaatgatACTGATAAGAGAAGGGATAAATAAAACAGTTTACTGGGAAAACTAATACATCAACAACAGGCTCTTCCTGGCCACAATTTCCCCTGTCTGGAAATTTCACTCATCTCCTCAGGGAGAGAGGGAgtgtccctttcctgcccctggcaatgTTCTGAGGTGCGAGTGAATGTAATGACACGGCCATGGCCAGACCCTCATGTTCTTCCGTCCCACATCGTGTCTTTGgcaagggcaggaaaagggacaggtgTCTTCCCAGCGTAGACTACAGGGAAACTGGATcaccagggctcttcccaaTGTGGGCCCTCTAatgggggatgaagctggagtgGGGCAtgaagctgttcctgcatttttggcatttgcagggcttcccttactGGTGGCTCCGTTGGTGTCTGGTCAAGTGAGAGCTACTGGTGAAGCTTTTctcacactggggacactcgtagggcctctcccctgtgtggatgCGTCGGTGGGTGATGAGGgtggagttgtgcttgaagcccttcccacagtcggGGCAGTGGAAGGGCCTCTCATCCGTGTGAATCCGCTcatgcaggaggagatgggagcttgtctgaaacctcttcccacatgTGGCGCACtggtagggcctctccccagtgtggatgcgccggtgctTGATGAGGttggagttgtgcttgaagcccttcccgcactcagggcagaggaagggcctctcctcggTGTGAATccgctggtgctggaggagattggagctgctctgaaacctcttctgacactgggTACACTCGtagggcttctccccagtgtggagaCGTTGGTGGGTCACAAGGTTGGATCTgtagctgaagcccttcccacactccccacactcgtagggccaTTCCCCggtgtggatcatctggtggctgatcaggtGGGAGCTCCACCTAAAGTTCTTCCCACACTGCAAgcacttgtggggcttctccccatcatgaagcTTCTTATGGACCACCAGCTCTGAACTCTGGCTGAAGGTCTGCccaccttcctggctcagggtggctctttcttcttcagagcaccctgggctgcgTTTGGAGCCCCTCCTCATGGGGGATTCCTGAgtgttttcttccctgttgGATTCCTGTGCGCTAGAATCACTCAAAACAGCCTCTTTCACGAGGTTCTGCCATgcagatttttcctccctggtctccatcctcagttccttccctggggaaggaaggacaaggagaggatgggatttggctccatgccagagggaaggggaaggagattcccccagtgcatccccggCAGGATGGCGTTGGCAGCAGagttgtcctgcagccaggggctgtgctgggctgggagatagagcaggagagagggggaaataggaactgacttcctcctcacctatCTGGGTGTCCCGGggatccttcttcttcctcacagcctccttctccatccaatcaaggtttgggaatgggaaatcctgttctgggaagaaaacaaagggtgcGCACATTGTCTTTTGTACTGGTTTGAGGTgcctgaggagggctgggacgatgccagggacatcctgcagtgacatcccccctgtcctgccctgggtgagctcagtccCAAACCTGACCCTGACGCTGGTCTCAATCTCCCTCCATGTTTAGACACActcacagttctgtatttaatCTCATCCCAGTGCCAGACTTGTCTAGCCCCAGACCACAACCCAACCCCAGCCCAAAGCCAATCCCATGTCCAGCCTTAAAGCCAATCCCAGCtctaatccaaatctcagccccaactccaagcccagccccaattccagccccttcctaaaccctcagccccaaaccaaatcccaggttcagcccttctgggggtttgggggtgtctctgtccctctgaccccgatgatgtttgggtggggtcacagcagggctgagagggacagagacccccccaACCTCccccaggtgtgagaaggtGGGAGAGCCCCCCCAGGCCCGAGCACCCTCAGcggtgagagggacacagagcccctggtccccagccctgcacaggcattgcctgaggccagagggatggagaccccccgagcatcccctgggctgagagggacagagactgccctgagcaccccctGGCATaggggtgagagggagggagaaccCTCCAGGCATTCTCTGGGGTGAGAATGATGGAGACCCCCTGGGGAATgccctggggtgacagggacagggacaagccccccaaacccctgccaagcatcccccagggcgagaggcacagagaccccTCGAGCATGTCCTGGGCACTGGacaaaataatttggcagaAATCAAACTTGACTCTGCATAAATCACtttgatgaatatttgattttcccACAAGTCAGATGTGATGAAAATGCAAACATATCCCAAACATTAATAAACTGACAGTACAAGCAAATTTGTGACAATTCCAAGTTCCACTcgttcctgcacagctccagctcagctgctggcacattCTGATAAAAGTGTAAATTCAGCCCAAGACAGATATCATTAAAAGGAAAGTAAACTCTTTGTAGCTGTCACAAAGGTGACagggatgaagagaaaaatgattcTCACATTTCGCAAAGCACTCAAGCCTGGGAATTCAGGAGttatttgggaatttagctACTTGAGCTGAGCTTCTTGTAGGACTTTTagcagccttgtgttcctcGCCATGGGGTGAATGAACCTTGTCAGTCTCGCTGGTAtcatttgctccctttcctcctgtgattttaaaaaacatttcaaggaaggatgtcacagacattttttcataaaatcctctcttttaggatttgtcctttctgggaagctggggccccagaagaaaaatgcaaacaataattatctgctgatgtggaatgtaacaggagcatctgtgattggtcttctgtgagtgtttggatttgctgaccactcacgggAGAGTtggtccttgctttctgctggacacagaactttgttattcattctcttctttctattcttagcttagcaagcctctgcaacttttctctttattccttttagtatagttataatgtattatatatcatatatcaataaatccagccttctgatcatgaaccaagattctcgtccacttctctcaccctgaagaccttcatcaggtcgctgtaatagaaggacaacaaaatattttctttacactcCAGGCCCACAAAGGCGATTTACCTCATCAGTTCTCCCATAAGTCActcagaggaagctgcagcccagtTTCAAAGAGTTCCTCCAGAGAGAACCACAACCTCCTCAGAGGAGGGAACCATGCTGTTGTCAAAGGCACTTGGGGTCAGAGAACAGTGCCTAAACTCACTgtgccaaaataatttcacagtcTGGTGAGTCTGGTTAAGAAAAGTGTTAGAGAGATTCCTCTGCCCCAATTAAGGTGATAATGAGACCAAAcccaaaatgaattttattgaacagtaaatgGGATAGAAAAGGGGGGACAGGAAGGGAATGACAGGAAAAAGAGCcctcccctggggcagggcaagtgtgacattgtcccctgtATGCGTGGCattcccagggtgggggttttacagctgagccagtttgggtaaggggggtggtgttcaccccctgagcagggattaccccactgtttcaggttgccatgcaagatgtaaccaaatgcatgttttcaatccccatcttcatcaactCTTATAAACAGGTGaggcagtgttctttatctcttccatgactcagcCCTGATAACGCCTTCCAGGGGAGATATCTCCTGTaaatgggccattgagtgtcactgcaggactgataaaattccatgctcccattgtgggatgctccgcccagggggaggatccaagcattcctacctggcTATAAGCTGACACTTTGCTacaccagcagcaccttgcctactggattcccagaggacgAGAACTCCCTAGCCACCACTGGACCTCCAGGGGAAGATcagacccttctacaggatcactgcttcgaCAAAATCGTGTTCATCTCTCCAACAGGACTGCACCACCATCTACTGGGacagctgccaccaccctgaccaacagggtgtcaggttatatcctgactctgtctgtttaaggcagtgtttctgtatcattgccttgatcttcattttcttttaaattgtaattctggTTTCGACCCTCCCCAGGTTTGCCTTCAAACCAGTACAAAAGACAATGTGCacaccctttgttttcttcccagaacaggatttcccattcccaaaccttgattggatggagaaggaggctgtgaggaagaagaaggatccCCGGGACACCCAGataggtgaggaggaagtcagttcctatttccccctctctcctgctctatctcccagcccagcacagcccctggctgcaggacaactCTGCTGCCAACGCCATCCTGccggggatgcactgggggaatctccttccccttccctctggcatggaggcaaatcccatcctctccttgtccttccttccccagggaaggaactgaggatggagaccagggaggaaaaatctgcATGGCAGAACCTCGTGAAAGAGGCTGTTTTGAGTGATTCTAGCGCACAGGAATCcaacagggaagaaaacacTCAGGAATCCCCC contains:
- the LOC132087158 gene encoding zinc finger protein 239-like, giving the protein MAATLSQEGGQTFSQSSELVVHKKLHDGEKPHKCLQCGKNFRWSSHLISHQMIHTGEWPYECGECGKGFSYRSNLVTHQRLHTGEKPYECTQCQKRFQSSSNLLQHQRIHTEERPFLCPECGKGFKHNSNLIKHRRIHTGERPYQCATCGKRFQTSSHLLLHERIHTDERPFHCPDCGKGFKHNSTLITHRRIHTGERPYECPQCEKSFTSSSHLTRHQRSHQ